One window from the genome of Gadus morhua chromosome 16, gadMor3.0, whole genome shotgun sequence encodes:
- the opa3 gene encoding optic atrophy 3 protein homolog, whose product MVVGAFPIAKLLYLGVRQMSKPVANRIKAGAVRSEFFKNYVCLPPAQLYHWIEMRSKMRIMGFRGSNIKPLNEEAAAELGAELLGEAIIFLIGTGCMVLEYSRQASNAARKEEELSQTISSLQTQLGELALSTEIMDAQLREVNRLLLSLPSPAPHPAPTPARV is encoded by the exons ATGGTAGTCGGTGCGTTCCCCATCGCCAAGCTCCTCTACCTCGGAGTGAGGCAGATGAGCAAACCCGTTGCTAACAGAATAAAAGCAGGTGCAGTGAGGAGTGAATTCTTCAAGAACTATGTCTGTCTTCCTCCAGCACAAC TGTACCACTGGATTGAGATGAGGAGCAAGATGAGGATCATGGGGTTCCGTGGCTCCAACATCAAGCCGCTGAACGAGGAAGCAGCGGCGGAATTGGGGGCTGAGCTCCTAGGCGAAGCCATCATCTTCCTGATCGGCACGGGATGCATGGTGCTGGAGTACAGTCGCCAGGCCTCCAACGCGGCCCGCAAAGAGGAGGAGCTGAGCCAGACCATCAGCAGCTTGCAGACGCAGCTGGGCGAGCTCGCCCTCAGCACCGAGATCATGGACGCCCAGCTCCGAGAGGTCAACCGCCTACTACTGTCTCTCCCCAGCCCGGCACCCCACCCGGCCCCGACCCCGGCAAGGGTATGA